One Nitrospira sp. DNA window includes the following coding sequences:
- a CDS encoding Membrane-associated zinc metalloprotease, translated as MGTAFAWSPDFVSLLTHWAIPFLVVLGVLVAFHEMGHFLAARWVGVKVLKFSLGFGPKIFGRQVGETEYLLSAVPLGGYVKLFGEDEQETITPEEKKRAFAHQSLWGKTLIVAAGPIFNFILAYLIYTAYLGLGYTLPVPSFKDIIPEIEAVLPGSPADQAGLKPGDRVIRVNEKEISTSAELLKYIAQSNGKQLTLDFTRGEQVKTTLVTPGKTTVQDNGKATTVYQLGIEERAPVITAVIPGSRAQAAGLSAGDRVVRIDGHDIFTWSQMTTLVRESPNRALQFDIQRNGAVQSLAVTPLGEKTTVDGKTVEVGKIGISAQNQTILQTNDPLKAPWLGAQATWSWTELTVVGIYKIITGEISRKNIGGPLTIAKTAGDAAEQGPSNLVFLMAMLSINLGVLNLLPIPILDGGHLLFFFIEAIRRKPLEDRQRELAQQVGLVLLVGIMIFAFWNDIERLISP; from the coding sequence GTGGGAACAGCCTTTGCTTGGTCGCCGGATTTCGTCTCGCTTCTGACCCACTGGGCCATTCCATTCCTGGTGGTGCTGGGCGTCCTGGTCGCCTTTCATGAAATGGGACATTTTCTGGCCGCCCGCTGGGTCGGGGTCAAGGTCCTGAAGTTTTCCCTCGGCTTCGGACCGAAGATTTTCGGACGGCAAGTCGGCGAAACGGAATACCTATTGTCGGCCGTGCCGTTGGGAGGCTACGTCAAGCTCTTCGGAGAAGATGAACAGGAGACGATTACACCGGAGGAGAAGAAACGCGCGTTCGCCCACCAATCGCTCTGGGGCAAGACCCTCATCGTGGCCGCCGGACCGATTTTCAACTTCATTCTGGCCTATCTCATTTACACGGCCTATCTCGGGCTCGGCTATACCCTGCCGGTCCCCAGCTTCAAGGACATCATTCCGGAAATCGAAGCAGTGCTGCCGGGATCACCAGCCGATCAGGCCGGGCTGAAACCGGGCGATCGCGTCATCCGGGTCAATGAGAAGGAAATCTCGACCAGCGCCGAACTGCTGAAGTACATCGCTCAAAGCAACGGGAAACAACTCACGCTGGACTTTACCCGCGGAGAACAGGTCAAGACGACGTTGGTCACCCCGGGCAAGACGACGGTGCAGGACAACGGCAAGGCCACGACCGTCTATCAGCTCGGCATCGAGGAACGGGCGCCGGTCATCACGGCCGTGATCCCCGGATCACGCGCACAGGCAGCGGGTCTGTCGGCGGGAGACCGCGTCGTCCGTATCGACGGACACGACATCTTCACCTGGTCGCAGATGACCACACTGGTGCGCGAAAGCCCCAACCGAGCACTGCAATTCGACATCCAACGCAACGGAGCCGTCCAATCGCTGGCCGTGACGCCGTTGGGTGAAAAAACCACGGTGGACGGGAAGACGGTCGAAGTCGGCAAGATCGGCATTTCCGCCCAGAACCAAACGATTTTACAAACGAACGATCCCCTCAAAGCGCCGTGGCTCGGCGCCCAAGCTACGTGGAGTTGGACCGAACTCACGGTGGTGGGGATCTACAAGATCATCACGGGAGAAATCTCCCGCAAGAACATCGGCGGACCGCTCACGATCGCCAAGACCGCCGGCGACGCAGCCGAACAGGGCCCCTCGAATTTGGTGTTCCTCATGGCCATGCTCAGCATCAACCTGGGTGTACTGAATCTTTTGCCCATTCCCATTTTGGACGGCGGCCACCTGCTGTTTTTCTTTATCGAAGCCATCCGCAGAAAGCCTCTGGAAGACCGCCAGCGGGAACTGGCGCAACAGGTCGGTCTGGTTCTGCTCGTGGGCATCATGATTTTTGCTTTCTGGAACGATATCGAGCGATTGATTTCTCCATAA
- a CDS encoding ABC transporter, permease protein (cluster 9, phospholipid) yields MIEWLGRKAIAGYTYLTALATLSSQAFLDLALPAKQGRRETLWVLVRQILFTGVDALPVTTVIALLLGIIIITQAGTQLPRLGAGELVGSIIVVTVIRELGPLLTAFIVVGRSGTAIAIELGNMSVTREVVALRLMGIPISRFVIMPRMVGMVLSMICLTLYFDVVAVLGGYLVANAQLTIPFYAFVEGVIKALSSTDVALTAFKGLLFGSAVAAVCCHHGLSVESSFTEVPQQTTRAMINSFVLCLLIDVVVTVPLYL; encoded by the coding sequence ATGATCGAGTGGTTGGGACGCAAAGCCATCGCAGGCTACACCTACCTGACGGCCCTGGCCACACTCTCGTCGCAAGCCTTTCTGGATCTGGCGCTTCCTGCTAAGCAGGGACGCCGGGAAACCCTGTGGGTCCTGGTCCGGCAAATTCTCTTCACTGGTGTGGATGCCCTGCCGGTGACGACCGTCATCGCCCTCCTGTTGGGGATCATCATCATCACGCAGGCGGGGACGCAGCTTCCCAGGCTCGGGGCCGGTGAACTGGTGGGCAGCATCATCGTCGTGACCGTCATACGAGAACTGGGGCCTCTGTTGACGGCCTTCATCGTGGTGGGCCGCTCCGGCACGGCCATCGCGATCGAATTGGGCAACATGTCGGTCACGCGGGAGGTGGTCGCCCTCCGGCTCATGGGGATTCCGATCAGCCGGTTCGTCATCATGCCCCGCATGGTCGGTATGGTACTGTCGATGATCTGCCTGACATTGTATTTCGACGTGGTCGCCGTCCTCGGAGGCTACCTGGTCGCCAACGCCCAACTCACGATTCCCTTCTATGCGTTTGTGGAGGGGGTGATCAAGGCGCTGTCTTCGACCGATGTCGCGTTGACTGCGTTCAAAGGATTGCTGTTCGGATCGGCCGTCGCGGCAGTCTGTTGTCACCATGGGCTGTCCGTTGAATCGTCGTTCACGGAGGTGCCGCAACAGACGACGCGGGCCATGATCAATTCGTTCGTCCTGTGCCTGCTGATCGATGTCGTCGTGACGGTGCCTCTGTACCTATGA
- a CDS encoding RNA-binding protein produces the protein MGSKLYVGGLPYAATESQLSNLFSAHGTVESARVITDKFTGQSRGFGFVEMSTQEEAKAAITALNGSDMDGRQLTVNEAKPQEPRSGGGGGRFGGGESRGGRSRF, from the coding sequence ATGGGTTCAAAATTGTATGTCGGCGGGTTGCCCTATGCAGCAACTGAGTCGCAGCTAAGCAACTTGTTTTCCGCCCACGGCACCGTTGAGTCGGCGCGCGTGATCACGGACAAGTTCACCGGGCAATCGCGCGGCTTCGGCTTCGTCGAAATGTCCACCCAGGAAGAAGCCAAGGCAGCCATCACGGCCTTGAACGGCTCCGATATGGACGGCCGGCAACTGACGGTGAATGAGGCGAAGCCGCAGGAACCCCGTTCCGGTGGGGGCGGCGGGCGATTCGGCGGCGGCGAGAGCCGCGGCGGCCGCAGCCGCTTCTAA
- a CDS encoding Peptidyl-tRNA hydrolase ArfB has translation MLFISSHVAIPDEEIELTAVRAQGAGGQHVNKVSSAIHLRFDIAASSLPPSYKERLLALQDHRVSREGVIVIKAQDSRSQERNRVLALDRLRELIQRAATPRTPRRPTKPTKGSAQRRLESKTKRSRLKALRGRPDEQ, from the coding sequence ATGTTGTTCATTTCATCCCATGTGGCGATTCCGGACGAGGAGATCGAACTGACGGCCGTGCGGGCCCAGGGCGCCGGCGGGCAGCATGTCAACAAGGTGTCCTCGGCGATCCATCTCCGGTTCGACATCGCCGCCTCATCCCTGCCGCCGTCCTACAAGGAGCGGCTTCTGGCCCTGCAGGACCATCGAGTGTCACGTGAGGGGGTGATCGTGATCAAGGCCCAGGATTCGCGGAGCCAAGAAAGGAACCGTGTTCTCGCGCTGGATCGACTGCGTGAATTGATCCAACGAGCGGCAACGCCGCGCACTCCGCGTCGTCCGACCAAACCGACCAAGGGGTCTGCACAGAGGAGACTGGAGAGCAAAACCAAGCGGTCGCGGTTGAAAGCCTTGCGAGGGAGACCTGACGAACAGTGA
- a CDS encoding lipid A biosynthesis lauroyl acyltransferase → MSSTNTGSHRRQPSSLYHPFYWPTWMGVGLFRFLSFLPYRWQLELGRQCGRLLHSLLTKRREIVRVNLALCFPHQEPAERDKVTLHCFESMGMGVMEIALAWWAKDPRTHCECTIKGLEYIREALREGRGVLLCGAHLHTAELAGRLMTLEQPVAIVYRPQNDVVAETISNRCRSRYYEELIQHRDMRGILRALAKNRVVWYAPDIDAGSKRSVFAPFFGVPAASLTATSRLAKVSGAAVVPCFYYRRADGTGYDIEVGPALDRFPSGEVLQDTVRINHLIEGAVSRVPEQYFWQHRRFKSRPPGEPPVYRR, encoded by the coding sequence ATGTCCAGCACGAATACAGGAAGTCACCGGCGGCAGCCGAGTAGTCTCTATCATCCGTTCTATTGGCCTACCTGGATGGGAGTCGGACTGTTTCGCTTCCTTTCTTTCCTTCCCTATCGCTGGCAGCTCGAGCTTGGGCGGCAATGCGGGCGCTTGCTGCACAGTCTGCTCACCAAGCGGCGGGAGATCGTACGGGTGAATTTGGCGTTGTGCTTTCCTCACCAGGAGCCGGCAGAGCGCGACAAGGTTACGCTGCACTGCTTCGAGTCCATGGGGATGGGTGTGATGGAGATCGCGCTCGCCTGGTGGGCGAAGGATCCTCGAACCCATTGCGAGTGCACCATCAAGGGATTGGAATACATTCGAGAAGCGCTCCGGGAGGGGCGGGGGGTGTTGCTGTGCGGGGCCCATCTCCATACGGCGGAACTCGCCGGCCGCCTCATGACGTTGGAGCAACCGGTGGCCATCGTGTACCGGCCGCAGAACGATGTCGTGGCGGAAACGATCTCGAATCGCTGCCGCAGCCGATATTATGAGGAATTGATCCAGCACCGGGACATGCGGGGCATTCTGCGGGCCCTGGCTAAGAACCGGGTGGTATGGTACGCCCCCGATATCGACGCGGGGTCGAAGCGCAGTGTGTTCGCACCGTTTTTCGGGGTGCCGGCGGCATCCCTCACCGCTACGTCCAGACTGGCGAAGGTCAGCGGCGCGGCGGTGGTGCCTTGCTTCTATTACCGGCGGGCCGATGGAACCGGCTACGATATCGAAGTGGGGCCGGCGCTCGATCGGTTTCCTTCGGGCGAGGTGCTGCAGGACACGGTGCGCATCAACCACCTGATCGAAGGCGCCGTCAGCCGCGTGCCGGAGCAGTATTTTTGGCAGCATCGGCGCTTCAAGAGCCGTCCGCCGGGCGAACCGCCGGTCTATCGGCGGTAA
- a CDS encoding fatty acid desaturase has protein sequence MTLTTAILAKTESFLRPNDLNVLSGDGLTGRTFAVPRPDRALWKRGSERACFEKILAKTHALDYCVVVQQVSQSSVPVDVVNRIHHKFWTHLLFWSIVVGSMVAVPGYGLVYGYSWLDWTMFALLYVVTGLGITVGYHRLLTHRSFDCPDWVKACLLIAGGWALQNSGAKWAADHLRHHAHCDDPADPYNAKRGFWYSHCGWLLDPVPCHDERFGSRVMQDRVAMWQHRNYVAIVLIGLALPFVVGFLYGGWKGGIGCFMLAGVGRTFAVLNSTFCINSVCHLWGAQPYGTADSSRNSWFVSLLTFGEGYHNYHHTYPSDYRNGPLWYNFDPSKWLIYILWKLGLASSLRTASSGT, from the coding sequence ATGACGTTGACGACGGCCATCCTGGCGAAAACAGAGTCTTTTTTACGGCCCAATGACCTCAACGTATTGTCCGGCGATGGGTTGACGGGCCGCACATTTGCCGTACCGCGACCCGACCGAGCCCTTTGGAAACGAGGGTCCGAGAGAGCCTGCTTCGAGAAGATACTTGCGAAAACCCACGCGCTTGATTATTGTGTCGTAGTGCAACAAGTCTCTCAAAGCTCGGTTCCGGTCGACGTCGTCAACCGTATCCACCACAAATTCTGGACCCACCTCCTGTTCTGGTCGATCGTCGTGGGATCGATGGTCGCAGTGCCGGGGTATGGGCTGGTCTATGGGTATTCGTGGCTGGATTGGACGATGTTCGCCCTGCTCTATGTCGTCACAGGCCTCGGCATTACCGTGGGCTATCACCGGCTATTGACCCATCGCAGTTTCGACTGTCCGGACTGGGTGAAGGCCTGCCTCTTGATCGCCGGAGGCTGGGCCCTGCAGAACTCCGGTGCCAAATGGGCGGCGGACCATTTACGCCACCATGCCCATTGCGACGATCCGGCCGACCCCTACAACGCCAAACGAGGGTTTTGGTACAGCCACTGCGGCTGGCTGCTCGATCCCGTGCCCTGCCATGATGAACGATTCGGCTCCCGCGTCATGCAGGATCGCGTGGCCATGTGGCAACATCGCAATTATGTGGCGATCGTCCTGATCGGCCTGGCCCTCCCCTTTGTCGTGGGCTTCCTCTATGGCGGCTGGAAGGGCGGAATCGGATGTTTCATGCTGGCCGGGGTCGGACGCACCTTTGCCGTGCTGAACTCGACCTTCTGCATCAATTCGGTCTGTCACTTGTGGGGAGCACAGCCCTACGGCACGGCCGATTCAAGCCGCAACTCCTGGTTTGTCTCATTGCTGACCTTCGGCGAGGGCTACCACAACTATCACCATACCTACCCGAGCGACTATCGCAACGGACCCCTCTGGTACAACTTCGATCCCTCGAAATGGCTCATCTATATCCTCTGGAAGCTGGGACTCGCCTCCTCACTCAGAACCGCCTCCTCCGGAACCTGA
- a CDS encoding ABC transporter, ATP-binding protein — protein MKQAALLLEQVRMPMPGTLHRLEVDLRIDAGEFVALVGPSRSGKSLIVELAAGLVAPETGRVVLLGHEWVEESADGYSPVRLRLGTVLQQPGLLSNMTLFNNVALPLRYHRTSMTEGDREQVVMMQLERLRLAPMRDRFPAELNQGEVRRGAIARAMVLDPEVLLLDDPTAGLDAQMVPVLTAYVKEQRTLRPLTVIAALRSFSPFVEGAGRFVLLRDGRVEAEGARDALAGSVPPAFRMYVE, from the coding sequence ATGAAGCAAGCGGCCCTCCTGCTGGAACAGGTCCGGATGCCCATGCCGGGAACTCTCCACCGACTGGAGGTGGATCTGCGGATCGACGCGGGCGAGTTCGTCGCCCTGGTGGGGCCGAGCCGCTCGGGAAAAAGTTTGATCGTGGAATTGGCGGCGGGATTGGTCGCTCCGGAAACGGGCCGGGTGGTCCTGTTGGGGCACGAGTGGGTGGAGGAGTCGGCCGATGGGTACAGCCCTGTTCGACTCCGGCTCGGAACCGTCCTGCAGCAACCGGGGCTCCTGAGCAATATGACGCTTTTCAACAACGTGGCCCTGCCGTTGCGATATCACCGTACCTCCATGACGGAAGGCGATCGCGAGCAGGTCGTGATGATGCAGCTGGAGCGGCTGAGGTTAGCGCCGATGCGGGATCGTTTTCCTGCCGAACTCAATCAAGGCGAGGTGCGCAGGGGGGCCATCGCCCGCGCCATGGTCCTCGATCCGGAAGTGCTCCTGCTGGATGATCCCACGGCGGGGCTGGATGCGCAGATGGTGCCGGTGCTCACCGCCTATGTGAAGGAGCAGAGGACGCTCCGGCCGCTGACGGTCATTGCGGCGTTGCGTTCATTTTCGCCATTCGTCGAAGGGGCCGGTCGCTTCGTGTTGCTTCGCGACGGCCGCGTGGAGGCCGAAGGGGCCCGTGACGCGCTGGCCGGCAGCGTCCCCCCGGCGTTCAGAATGTATGTGGAGTAG
- a CDS encoding Type II secretory pathway, ATPase PulE/Tfp pilus assembly pathway, ATPase PilB, with protein MQPKAPLPGVGDPTLKSGFAESVKRISAQILAAGDIDQILLDLRHDILGCFDAEDLTLFVVDSEKKEIFSKIPHLDTVQEVRTPITEQSLPGFCAKYLRPVNVGDAYSQAELGAIHPSLTHDVTYDKNTGFKTKQVLTYPVVAENKYLMGVIQLLNKKSGGRFTRKDEECVAEIAKSLGTAFYSLRKTSKKAPSKFDYLLTNGKIAQNDLDNALAESKKGVVDIESLLIDKYKVPKSDLGKSLAHFHKCPYIEYNERTIADIELLKNLNVDYLKKNHWMPLKRDRAAIEILTDDPGDLDRVQDIKRTFPGLNIRFAVSLRRDISQFLSTANGTPEASTKLNENVSDILGELVSEAQLEAAEEASSAGLDENDNAIVRLANQIIADAFRQGTSDIHIEPYGEKRDTLVRFRVDGDCFEYMKIPPSYRRAIVSRLKIMASLDIAERRKPQDGKIKFKIGENKEIELRVATIPTAGYNEDVVMRILAASEPLPLDKMGFSERNQREIKNIAQKPYGIILCVGPTGSGKTTTLHSVLGHINTPDIKIWTAEDPVEITQYGLRQVQVHAKIGFTFAAAMRAFLRADPDVIMVGEMRDKETADTGIEASLTGHLVLSTLHTNSAVETITRLLDMGCDSFSFADAMLGVLAQRLARRICKDCREAYQPSKEEFEELRQGYGPEYWNKLGIVYDSSFRLYRGKGCDTCNRSGLKGRVALHELLLGTDEMKRLIQNKAKTEEMLKLGMSEGMTTLVQDGIEKVLQGHTTYKEVKAVAIK; from the coding sequence ATGCAGCCCAAAGCCCCGCTGCCCGGTGTCGGCGACCCCACCCTCAAATCCGGATTCGCCGAAAGCGTCAAGCGGATCAGCGCCCAAATTCTCGCGGCAGGCGACATCGACCAGATCCTGCTGGACCTGCGCCATGACATCCTGGGTTGCTTCGACGCCGAAGACCTCACGCTCTTCGTCGTGGACTCTGAAAAGAAAGAAATTTTCTCCAAGATCCCGCACCTCGATACCGTTCAGGAAGTCCGCACCCCGATCACGGAACAGAGCCTCCCGGGGTTCTGCGCCAAATACCTTCGCCCGGTCAATGTCGGCGACGCCTACAGCCAGGCCGAACTCGGCGCCATCCATCCGTCCCTCACCCATGATGTCACCTACGACAAGAACACCGGGTTCAAGACCAAACAGGTCCTCACCTATCCGGTGGTCGCCGAAAACAAGTACCTCATGGGTGTGATCCAGCTCCTCAACAAGAAGAGCGGCGGACGCTTCACGCGCAAAGATGAGGAATGTGTCGCGGAGATCGCCAAGTCGCTGGGAACCGCGTTCTACAGCCTTCGGAAAACCTCGAAGAAAGCTCCCTCCAAATTCGATTACCTGCTGACCAACGGCAAGATCGCCCAGAACGACCTGGACAACGCCCTCGCCGAGTCCAAAAAAGGCGTGGTCGATATCGAGTCTCTGCTCATCGACAAATATAAGGTTCCCAAATCCGACCTCGGCAAATCGCTCGCCCACTTTCACAAGTGCCCCTACATCGAATACAACGAGCGTACGATTGCCGACATCGAACTCCTCAAGAACCTGAACGTCGATTACCTGAAGAAAAATCACTGGATGCCGCTCAAGCGGGACCGTGCCGCGATCGAAATTTTAACGGACGATCCGGGCGATCTGGATCGTGTTCAAGACATCAAGCGCACCTTCCCCGGGTTGAATATCCGGTTCGCCGTCAGCCTGCGTCGCGACATTTCTCAATTCCTGTCGACGGCGAACGGCACCCCTGAGGCAAGTACGAAGCTGAACGAGAATGTCTCGGACATTCTCGGCGAATTGGTGAGCGAAGCGCAGCTCGAAGCGGCGGAAGAGGCGTCCTCCGCCGGCCTTGACGAAAACGACAATGCCATCGTGCGACTGGCGAACCAAATCATCGCCGATGCTTTCCGGCAGGGCACCTCCGACATCCACATCGAACCCTATGGGGAAAAACGCGATACCCTGGTACGGTTCCGGGTCGACGGCGACTGTTTCGAATACATGAAAATTCCGCCGAGTTATCGGCGTGCCATCGTGTCCCGCTTGAAAATCATGGCCAGCCTCGACATCGCGGAACGGCGAAAGCCTCAGGACGGCAAGATCAAGTTCAAGATCGGCGAGAACAAGGAAATCGAACTGCGCGTCGCCACGATCCCGACCGCCGGCTACAACGAAGACGTGGTGATGCGTATCCTGGCGGCCAGCGAACCGCTGCCCCTCGACAAAATGGGCTTCTCCGAGCGGAATCAGCGCGAGATCAAGAATATCGCGCAGAAGCCCTACGGCATCATTCTCTGCGTGGGCCCGACGGGGTCCGGCAAAACCACCACGCTGCACTCCGTGCTGGGCCACATCAACACCCCCGACATCAAGATCTGGACGGCGGAAGATCCCGTCGAAATCACCCAGTACGGGCTCCGCCAGGTGCAGGTCCATGCCAAGATCGGCTTCACCTTCGCCGCCGCGATGCGTGCGTTTCTCCGGGCCGATCCGGACGTCATCATGGTCGGAGAAATGCGGGATAAGGAAACCGCGGACACCGGCATCGAGGCGTCGCTCACCGGCCACCTGGTCCTCAGCACCCTGCACACCAACAGCGCGGTGGAAACCATCACCAGGCTCTTGGACATGGGCTGCGACTCGTTCAGTTTCGCCGATGCCATGTTGGGAGTCCTGGCTCAACGGTTGGCGCGGCGGATTTGCAAGGATTGCAGGGAAGCCTACCAGCCGTCGAAAGAAGAATTCGAAGAACTGAGGCAGGGCTATGGGCCGGAATATTGGAACAAACTCGGCATCGTCTACGACAGCAGTTTTCGCCTGTACCGAGGCAAGGGCTGCGACACGTGCAACCGTTCAGGTCTGAAAGGCCGCGTGGCGCTGCATGAACTCCTGCTGGGGACGGACGAGATGAAGCGGTTGATTCAAAACAAGGCCAAGACCGAAGAGATGCTCAAGCTCGGCATGTCCGAAGGGATGACGACGCTGGTTCAGGACGGCATCGAGAAGGTGCTGCAGGGTCACACCACCTACAAGGAAGTCAAAGCCGTCGCCATCAAGTAA
- a CDS encoding ABC transporter, substrate-binding protein (cluster 9, phospholipid) gives MAMHYSHRLSSGRLAQIVGTFILIPVLILAVAAFWMAKTEHLFEPTYHVKASLSKSYGLEPGSPVVVSGIPIGRVQQVDLNDRGTVDLTLRLLARYQTMVKDNSELRITKSGVVVGQTQVDIGMGTSGSPMLTDGATIRAVEPRDIGDLVNEIEPVLAAVKQTLLRVETMTQDLQGGLKAGSKALEQVAQATQDLPAVVASVQRTVASVEQTAAALPGMAGSMKRTLGLVDRVTADVQQTASKLPAVLDGAQSTLASVKRLSDSVGEVSQELVPVVQTAQVTLSDLSVLVRGAKQTFPFNRFAQNAGPAPKQPSGVPPSGLPSLRGDQLRR, from the coding sequence ATGGCCATGCATTATTCCCATCGGCTGTCCAGTGGGCGGTTGGCGCAGATCGTCGGGACGTTCATCCTGATTCCCGTCCTGATCCTGGCTGTGGCCGCTTTCTGGATGGCGAAGACCGAGCATCTCTTCGAGCCCACCTACCATGTGAAGGCCAGCCTGAGCAAATCGTACGGCCTGGAGCCCGGCTCGCCGGTCGTCGTGTCGGGGATTCCGATCGGGCGGGTGCAGCAGGTGGATCTCAACGATCGCGGGACCGTCGATCTGACCCTGCGGTTGCTGGCTCGGTATCAAACCATGGTGAAGGACAATTCGGAGCTGCGTATCACCAAGAGCGGTGTGGTGGTTGGCCAAACACAGGTCGATATAGGGATGGGCACCTCCGGCAGTCCGATGTTGACCGATGGAGCGACGATTCGCGCGGTTGAACCGAGAGACATCGGGGATCTCGTCAACGAGATCGAACCGGTCCTGGCGGCAGTGAAACAAACGTTGTTGCGCGTCGAGACCATGACGCAGGACCTGCAGGGCGGGCTGAAAGCCGGCAGCAAGGCGTTGGAGCAGGTGGCACAGGCGACGCAAGACCTACCGGCCGTCGTTGCATCGGTGCAACGGACGGTCGCTTCGGTGGAGCAGACGGCTGCTGCGTTGCCCGGGATGGCCGGTTCGATGAAGCGGACGTTGGGTCTGGTCGATCGTGTGACGGCGGACGTGCAACAGACTGCGAGTAAATTACCGGCTGTCCTGGACGGCGCTCAATCGACGCTGGCCAGCGTGAAGCGCCTCTCGGACTCCGTGGGCGAAGTGAGTCAGGAACTGGTTCCCGTCGTCCAGACGGCGCAGGTCACGTTGTCGGACCTGTCGGTCCTGGTGCGGGGAGCGAAACAGACGTTTCCGTTCAACCGCTTTGCGCAGAACGCCGGGCCGGCTCCGAAACAGCCATCCGGCGTTCCTCCTTCCGGCCTCCCGAGCCTGCGGGGGGATCAACTCCGTCGATGA
- a CDS encoding Prolyl-tRNA synthetase, bacterial type, with product MRVSETLIPTLREDPGEAETVSHRLMLRAGMIRKVAAGIYTYLPLGLRVLRKIERIVREEMNRAGAQELLMPVASPAELWRETGRWDFYGKELLRFKDRHERDFCLGPTHEEVITDLFRREVRSYRQMPLNFYQIQTKFRDEIRPRFGLMRGREFIMKDAYSFDKDEAGARVNYQKMYDAYNRIFTRCGLTFRPVEADTGLIGGTSSHEFMVLADTGEETIVYSEEGTYAANVERAEVLPPETCDDAARRPLTAVPTPGRRTVEEVTTFLNITPARLVKTLLYNTGKETVAVLVRGDHEVNEIKVKRLLGAADLELVKPELIPSLAGTPAGYVGPVGLKQVRILADWAVKAMANFVVGANRADTHFVDANWERDFTVDRFADLRNAQAGDPSPRKDGTLKTAKGIEVGHVFMLGTKYSQAMKATFLDAQGQEQLAVMGCYGIGVSRTAAASIEQNHDAKGIKWPVPIAPFHVTLLPLSQSQPVTQLAGTLYHTLQDAGFEVLWDDRDDRAGVKFNDADLIGAPYHLVIGDKGLAQGQVELKSRHSGETKKITPDQVLSTLSSLLTNTT from the coding sequence ATGCGCGTCTCCGAAACCCTCATCCCCACCCTGCGCGAAGATCCGGGCGAGGCCGAAACGGTCAGCCACCGCCTGATGCTGCGCGCCGGCATGATCCGAAAGGTCGCAGCCGGTATCTATACCTATCTGCCGCTCGGCCTGCGGGTGCTCCGCAAAATCGAGCGCATCGTCCGCGAGGAAATGAATCGTGCCGGCGCCCAGGAGCTGCTGATGCCGGTGGCCTCCCCGGCCGAGCTGTGGCGCGAAACAGGCCGCTGGGACTTCTACGGCAAGGAACTGCTCCGCTTCAAGGATCGGCACGAACGCGACTTCTGCCTGGGGCCGACGCACGAAGAAGTGATTACGGATCTCTTCCGCCGGGAAGTGCGTTCCTATCGACAGATGCCGCTGAATTTCTACCAGATCCAAACGAAATTCCGCGACGAGATCCGGCCGCGCTTCGGCTTGATGCGCGGGCGCGAATTCATCATGAAGGATGCCTACAGCTTCGACAAGGACGAAGCCGGGGCCAGGGTGAATTATCAAAAAATGTACGACGCCTACAACCGCATCTTCACGCGCTGCGGTCTCACCTTCCGCCCCGTGGAAGCCGACACCGGATTGATCGGTGGAACCTCCTCGCATGAATTCATGGTGCTGGCGGACACCGGCGAGGAAACCATCGTCTACAGCGAGGAAGGGACCTACGCGGCCAACGTCGAACGGGCCGAAGTCCTTCCTCCGGAGACCTGCGACGACGCGGCCCGCCGTCCCCTGACCGCCGTACCGACACCCGGACGACGGACGGTCGAGGAGGTCACGACTTTTCTGAACATCACGCCGGCCCGACTCGTCAAAACGTTGCTCTACAACACGGGCAAAGAGACCGTCGCCGTGCTCGTTCGAGGGGACCATGAGGTCAATGAGATCAAGGTGAAACGTCTGCTCGGCGCCGCCGATCTCGAACTCGTCAAACCTGAACTGATTCCGAGCCTGGCCGGGACACCGGCCGGCTACGTCGGTCCCGTCGGTTTGAAGCAGGTCCGCATCCTGGCCGATTGGGCCGTGAAGGCCATGGCCAACTTCGTCGTCGGAGCCAATCGGGCCGACACCCATTTCGTGGATGCCAACTGGGAGCGTGATTTCACCGTGGACCGGTTCGCCGACCTCCGCAATGCGCAGGCGGGCGATCCCTCTCCGCGCAAGGACGGCACATTGAAGACCGCCAAGGGCATCGAAGTCGGCCACGTCTTCATGTTGGGCACGAAATACAGCCAGGCCATGAAGGCCACGTTTCTGGATGCGCAGGGGCAAGAACAACTGGCGGTCATGGGCTGTTACGGCATCGGCGTGAGCCGCACCGCCGCCGCCTCGATCGAACAAAATCACGACGCCAAGGGCATCAAATGGCCGGTTCCCATCGCACCCTTCCACGTCACGCTCTTGCCGTTGAGCCAATCCCAACCGGTTACGCAACTGGCCGGCACCCTCTATCACACCCTGCAAGACGCGGGGTTCGAGGTCCTCTGGGACGATCGTGACGACCGAGCCGGGGTCAAATTCAACGACGCCGATCTGATCGGCGCGCCCTATCACCTGGTCATCGGCGACAAGGGCCTGGCTCAAGGTCAGGTCGAGTTGAAATCCCGCCACAGCGGCGAGACGAAAAAAATCACTCCCGACCAAGTTCTCTCAACCCTGTCTTCGCTGTTGACCAACACCACCTAG